Proteins encoded in a region of the Flavobacterium sp. PMTSA4 genome:
- a CDS encoding type II secretion system protein GspD, whose translation MTKKNLYNILALLVVCFSYSQTDYTELNKRFEELAKQKKGLNEIMKAEVSGLTLYDFITSVAQEHKLNVSVDNDLNQVVVNNFFDVTVKDVFVFLIQKYDLEVDFINNIITFKKRKEIKIIEKKQPKNIDVTYNNLNDFLSIRLENDSLPNVVKAIIDKSGKNIIMAPDIKTQLVSSYIINRPFDQVLEMMAKSNNLSSTKDENGFYVLEKNIPSANNTITDKVKTKAQRVAVDAPGFYQVDLDKFGTVSVRANAADATELIEEAANKLKLNYFFYNKPENEKTSLLADNLTFDELLENIFKGKKYTFKKQNNYYLIGEQATEGLRATEIIQLENRSIESVLTSLPRVFSEKLEIKEFVELNGLIVSGAKSIVDELRVYIKQIDKVVPLVQIEVIIVQYNKSYDIQTGIKAGIDKNTKSQTGGVLFPTTDVNLNSSSVNSLIDAFNGLGFIKLGKVTEAFYLNLQALENNSIIKIESTPKIATISGHEAKLAIGETSYYFEQTNQLINSGINNNVLQSGSWKSTDANLSVSIKPYVSTDENVTLNIIVEKSSFLARAGATAPPGKATQKFESLVRVKNSEMVLLGGLDELQRENSGTGVPLLARIPILKWFFSSKKKSKSTSKLHIFIKPTVVY comes from the coding sequence ATGACAAAAAAAAATCTCTATAATATTCTTGCTTTATTGGTAGTGTGTTTTTCCTATAGTCAGACAGATTACACGGAATTAAATAAAAGATTTGAAGAATTAGCCAAGCAAAAAAAAGGATTAAATGAAATTATGAAAGCGGAAGTTTCCGGGTTAACGCTTTATGATTTTATTACTTCAGTTGCTCAAGAACATAAACTAAATGTGAGTGTGGACAATGATTTAAATCAGGTGGTTGTAAATAATTTTTTTGATGTAACCGTTAAGGATGTATTTGTCTTTTTGATTCAAAAATATGATTTAGAAGTTGATTTTATCAATAACATCATTACTTTCAAGAAAAGAAAAGAAATAAAAATTATCGAAAAAAAGCAACCAAAAAATATTGATGTAACATACAATAATTTGAATGATTTTTTATCTATCAGACTAGAAAATGATTCTTTACCAAATGTAGTCAAGGCAATTATTGACAAATCAGGGAAGAATATCATCATGGCTCCCGATATAAAAACCCAATTAGTCTCTTCCTATATTATTAACAGACCGTTTGACCAAGTCTTAGAGATGATGGCTAAATCCAACAACTTATCCTCAACAAAAGATGAAAATGGGTTTTATGTTCTAGAAAAAAACATACCAAGCGCAAACAATACGATAACTGATAAAGTAAAAACCAAAGCTCAAAGAGTAGCCGTTGATGCACCTGGTTTCTATCAAGTAGATTTAGATAAATTTGGCACGGTTAGCGTTCGAGCAAATGCAGCTGATGCTACCGAATTGATTGAAGAGGCAGCCAATAAATTAAAGCTTAATTATTTTTTCTACAACAAGCCTGAAAACGAGAAAACTTCACTACTAGCGGATAATTTAACTTTTGATGAACTTTTAGAGAATATTTTTAAAGGGAAAAAATATACTTTCAAAAAACAAAATAATTATTATTTGATAGGAGAGCAAGCTACAGAAGGATTGAGAGCCACGGAAATAATTCAATTAGAAAATAGATCTATTGAATCAGTGTTAACCTCCTTGCCGCGTGTTTTTTCTGAAAAACTTGAAATTAAAGAATTTGTTGAATTAAATGGATTGATAGTTTCAGGAGCAAAATCAATAGTTGATGAGTTACGAGTTTATATAAAGCAAATAGATAAGGTGGTTCCTTTAGTTCAAATAGAAGTTATTATTGTTCAATATAATAAATCATACGACATTCAAACAGGAATTAAAGCCGGAATAGACAAAAATACAAAGAGTCAGACAGGCGGAGTATTATTTCCAACTACAGATGTTAATTTAAATTCTTCATCAGTGAATAGTTTAATTGATGCCTTCAACGGATTAGGGTTTATAAAGCTTGGGAAAGTAACTGAGGCTTTTTATTTAAACTTACAGGCATTAGAGAACAACTCAATAATTAAAATAGAGTCGACGCCAAAGATTGCTACCATCAGTGGTCATGAAGCCAAACTTGCAATTGGAGAGACAAGTTACTATTTTGAGCAAACAAATCAGCTTATAAATAGCGGTATAAATAACAATGTGCTTCAATCTGGTTCGTGGAAATCTACCGATGCCAATTTGAGTGTATCTATCAAGCCTTATGTTTCTACAGATGAGAATGTGACTTTGAACATAATTGTTGAAAAAAGTTCATTTTTAGCTCGTGCCGGTGCAACAGCTCCTCCAGGAAAAGCAACCCAAAAATTTGAATCCTTAGTAAGGGTTAAAAACAGTGAAATGGTTTTACTAGGTGGATTAGATGAATTGCAACGAGAAAATTCTGGGACGGGTGTTCCATTACTGGCAAGAATCCCAATATTGAAATGGTTTTTTAGTAGCAAGAAAAAATCTAAGAGCACATCAAAACTTCATATTTTTATTAAACCTACCGTTGTTTATTAA
- a CDS encoding GspE/PulE family protein, producing MEEITIHQDIIHVISNDLANHYKIVPKEVIENKVTFYVDTNFNSASSQEELELLLGKNVLFATSSTEKIEKALSKYYRKDRGNSTQSLSIDKADFLENLLYEAKSLKSSDIHFEVYEQEARIRFRIDGQLIERYKIEKEVYLELVNKIKIKSKLNITEKRLPQDGRITNNSFDIRVSILPTLFGEKIVLRLLGNDASKIDLETLGLEGDEFKYYLEAVKKPNGIILISGPTGSGKTTTLYATLKLLNDSIRNIVTVEDPIEYTLKGINQVQLKEDIGLTFASALKSFLRQDPDIIMLGEIRDSETAMMAIRASLTGHLVLSTIHTNSAIGTIARLIDMGVPSYLIAETLNVSVAQRLVRKLCVDCKEEIRFIADDFPKSFKIPYTPDKLFKPSGCNKCYHTGYAGRKAIYEVLNIDFKAANHIKNNEMSLILDDKTNFETLPEKAFSMLSKGETSLDEIYSILIND from the coding sequence ATGGAGGAAATAACTATACATCAAGATATCATTCACGTTATCAGTAATGATTTGGCAAATCACTATAAAATAGTGCCTAAAGAAGTAATAGAAAATAAAGTTACTTTTTATGTAGACACTAATTTTAACTCGGCTAGTTCCCAAGAAGAATTAGAATTATTACTGGGTAAAAATGTTCTTTTTGCAACTTCCTCTACTGAAAAGATTGAAAAAGCATTGTCTAAATACTACCGAAAAGATAGAGGCAACAGTACTCAATCTTTAAGTATTGACAAAGCGGATTTTTTGGAGAATTTGCTTTATGAAGCTAAATCGCTAAAAAGCAGTGACATCCATTTTGAGGTGTATGAGCAAGAAGCAAGAATACGATTTCGAATTGATGGTCAATTGATTGAACGATATAAGATAGAAAAGGAAGTTTATTTGGAGTTAGTTAATAAAATTAAGATAAAATCAAAACTCAATATAACTGAAAAAAGGCTGCCTCAAGATGGAAGGATAACAAACAATTCCTTTGACATTAGAGTTTCCATATTGCCAACATTATTTGGAGAAAAAATAGTTTTACGTCTGTTAGGGAATGATGCTTCAAAAATTGATTTAGAAACATTAGGATTGGAAGGTGATGAATTCAAATATTATCTGGAGGCTGTAAAAAAACCTAATGGAATTATATTAATAAGCGGTCCAACAGGTTCGGGTAAAACAACAACTTTGTATGCTACTTTGAAATTACTAAATGATTCTATTAGAAATATAGTGACTGTTGAAGATCCTATTGAGTATACCTTAAAAGGAATAAATCAAGTTCAATTAAAAGAAGATATTGGGCTGACTTTTGCTTCTGCTTTGAAATCATTTTTACGCCAAGATCCAGATATTATCATGTTGGGAGAGATTAGAGATTCTGAAACGGCTATGATGGCCATTAGAGCTTCACTAACAGGTCACTTGGTCTTATCTACCATCCATACAAATTCTGCTATAGGAACAATAGCCCGACTTATTGATATGGGCGTTCCTTCCTATTTAATCGCTGAGACCTTGAATGTATCTGTTGCACAAAGATTAGTTAGAAAACTTTGTGTTGATTGCAAAGAAGAGATAAGATTTATAGCTGATGATTTTCCAAAGAGTTTTAAAATACCATATACTCCTGACAAACTTTTCAAACCTAGTGGCTGTAATAAGTGCTATCATACAGGATATGCGGGTAGAAAAGCAATTTATGAAGTGTTGAATATTGATTTTAAGGCTGCTAATCACATTAAAAACAATGAAATGTCACTAATTTTAGATGATAAAACTAATTTTGAAACACTACCTGAAAAAGCCTTCAGCATGTTGTCTAAAGGCGAGACTTCATTGGATGAAATTTACTCAATACTAATAAATGATTAA
- a CDS encoding prepilin peptidase — MNYIILSAILLLLIAIVYQDLKQRKIHVVLPIMIFVFSLIVAKNKIDLSTKIILTNLFFLIIVISSLVVYMSLKNKKFLNPFANYFGLGDFLFYVAITPLFFTFNYLLFFIFSMLFSIIMQLVLRKVMAEKTVPLAGFSSILLIAIMVNDLFLPFQKMTII; from the coding sequence TGAATTATATTATACTATCAGCAATTTTGCTACTACTCATCGCTATCGTTTACCAAGATTTAAAGCAACGGAAAATTCATGTAGTTTTACCGATTATGATTTTTGTGTTTTCTCTTATTGTTGCTAAAAACAAGATTGACTTGTCAACAAAAATTATACTGACAAATCTATTTTTCTTAATTATCGTCATTAGTTCTTTGGTGGTATACATGTCTTTAAAAAACAAAAAATTTCTAAACCCCTTTGCAAATTATTTTGGATTGGGTGACTTCTTGTTTTATGTCGCTATAACTCCTTTGTTCTTCACTTTTAATTACTTACTTTTTTTTATATTCTCAATGCTTTTTTCTATTATAATGCAATTAGTATTACGAAAAGTAATGGCTGAAAAAACGGTTCCTTTAGCTGGGTTTTCTTCTATTTTGTTGATAGCTATTATGGTTAATGATCTATTTCTTCCTTTTCAAAAAATGACAATAATTTAG